A stretch of DNA from Fibrobacterota bacterium:
CCCATCTTTGTCGGCCGGCAAGTGGTAGGCCCACATCACGGGATGTCCAAGTCCCATCGAAGATCCGGACGGAACCGTATAGGAGTTTTCATCAATCGTCATCAGGACGTCGGCGATAGGACGGACGTTCGGGCTGGTGGAGTACCATTCATCCGGATAGGTGAACTTCGTTTTGGGATAGCAGGCGCGGATGGAATCGTATTCCGTTTTCATGGAACGCAACTCACCGCTCGTCTTCAGGGTGTCCCATTGGACCTTGGCATTCGGGTCCTGGCCCCAGGCGGAATGCTGGGTGAAGATGGAACCGTTGAGTACGGAGTCGCGGAGCCAGGGCCAGGTATTGTTGTGATCCAACAATCCATGGATCGCAAGGCAGCCTCCACCCGCTTTCAGATAGCGCTGGAAGGCATGCTGCGCGG
This window harbors:
- a CDS encoding ThuA domain-containing protein → MIINETGSGGYAHTTQINYTSNYYTTYLAPKYGFTTVTPATQAAIDAEMTDANLKTYDVVIFNGGTRIGGAGAVGDTAAQHAFQRYLKAGGGCLAIHGLLDHNNTWPWLRDSVLNGSIFTQHSAWGQDPNAKVQWDTLKTSGELRSMKTEYDSIRACYPKTKFTYPDEWYSTSPNVRPIADVLMTIDENSYTVPSGSSMGLGHPVMWAYHLPADKDG